A stretch of Thermus oshimai DSM 12092 DNA encodes these proteins:
- a CDS encoding nucleotidyltransferase domain-containing protein: protein MATSLEQEREAVLEALRPYLQGLGVRLYLFGSGAKGRLWRGSDLDLALRSPTPLAHLLPLLREALEEAPVVHRVDLVDLSEVDPDFRARVLEEGVLWGEF, encoded by the coding sequence ATGGCAACTAGCCTGGAGCAGGAGCGGGAAGCGGTGCTGGAGGCCTTAAGGCCCTACCTTCAGGGCCTAGGGGTGCGGCTTTACCTCTTTGGCTCCGGGGCTAAGGGGCGGCTTTGGCGGGGGTCGGACCTGGACCTGGCCCTGCGTTCGCCAACGCCCCTGGCCCACCTCCTCCCCCTCTTGCGGGAGGCCTTGGAGGAGGCTCCTGTGGTCCACCGGGTGGACCTGGTGGACCTTTCCGAGGTGGACCCGGATTTCCGCGCCCGGGTGCTGGAGGAGGGGGTGCTGTGGGGCGAGTTCTAG
- a CDS encoding vWA domain-containing protein, producing the protein MKAVRYSRYEGDPSELSAEEILSLLEDFLLDSGFQDPFQRYDPDPDRRPTLEDLYDALLQALLQNDLVPEDWLREARFADRKEETRLHQAIRRMVEKLQEAGYLRLPGEDPLGPAQGGYRGEAGEARFELTEKASDFLGLKSLRELLGALGRNAPGLHPTPHHAPGVERVGETKPFEWGDPLELHVTETLKRALPKGFENLSEEDLVIELSEYTAAMSTVVLLDCSHSMILYGEDRFTPAKKVALALAHLIRTQFPGDRVRFVLFHDTAEEIPLARLPLAQVGPYHTNTKAGLELARTLLRKMGGEMKQIILITDGKPSAITLPSGEIYKNAWGLDPLILAETLKEATLARREGIPIHTFMLAREPELLAFVKKLSQITRGKAYLTHPGNIGRYLLLDFLNKKVRRN; encoded by the coding sequence ATGAAGGCCGTCCGCTATAGCCGCTACGAAGGGGACCCCTCCGAGCTCAGCGCGGAGGAGATCCTTTCCCTCCTGGAGGACTTCCTCCTGGACTCGGGCTTCCAGGACCCTTTCCAGCGCTACGACCCGGACCCCGACCGCAGGCCCACCCTCGAGGACCTCTACGATGCCCTCCTCCAGGCCCTTCTGCAAAACGACCTGGTGCCCGAGGACTGGCTCCGGGAGGCCCGCTTCGCGGACCGCAAGGAGGAGACCCGGCTCCACCAGGCCATCCGGCGGATGGTTGAAAAGCTCCAGGAGGCTGGGTACTTGCGCCTGCCGGGGGAAGACCCCCTGGGCCCCGCCCAGGGCGGGTACCGGGGGGAGGCGGGGGAGGCCCGCTTTGAGCTCACGGAAAAGGCCTCGGACTTCCTGGGCCTAAAGAGCTTGAGGGAGCTCCTGGGGGCCCTGGGCCGCAATGCCCCCGGCCTCCACCCCACCCCCCACCACGCCCCGGGGGTGGAGCGGGTGGGGGAGACCAAGCCCTTTGAGTGGGGCGACCCCCTGGAGCTCCACGTCACCGAGACCCTGAAGAGGGCTCTCCCCAAAGGTTTTGAGAACCTTTCGGAGGAGGACCTCGTCATTGAGCTTTCCGAGTACACCGCGGCCATGAGCACCGTGGTCCTCCTGGACTGCTCCCACTCCATGATCCTCTACGGGGAGGACCGCTTCACCCCCGCCAAAAAGGTGGCCCTGGCCCTGGCCCACCTCATCCGCACCCAGTTCCCCGGGGACCGGGTGCGCTTTGTCCTCTTCCACGACACCGCGGAGGAGATCCCCTTGGCCCGCCTCCCCCTGGCCCAGGTGGGGCCCTACCACACCAACACCAAGGCCGGCCTCGAGCTCGCCCGCACCCTGCTCCGCAAGATGGGCGGGGAGATGAAGCAGATCATCCTCATCACCGATGGCAAGCCCTCGGCCATCACCCTGCCCAGCGGGGAGATCTACAAAAACGCCTGGGGCCTGGACCCCCTGATCCTGGCGGAAACCCTCAAGGAGGCCACCTTGGCCCGGCGGGAGGGGATCCCCATCCACACCTTCATGCTGGCCCGGGAGCCCGAGCTTCTGGCCTTCGTGAAGAAGCTTTCCCAGATCACCCGGGGCAAGGCCTACCTCACCCACCCGGGCAACATCGGCCGCTACCTCCTCCTGGACTTCCTCAACAAGAAGGTGCGGAGGAACTGA
- a CDS encoding iron chaperone, with amino-acid sequence MAKKGLTPEEKARLEEEAVLEAIKALPEPDRTLAEALHRLVRLEAPGLAPRLWYGMPAYALGGKVVLFFQPASKFKTRYATLGFTDAARLDEGLLFPVAFGLKGLSPNEEETLRALLKKALGSG; translated from the coding sequence ATGGCTAAGAAGGGCCTGACCCCGGAGGAAAAGGCGCGCCTGGAGGAGGAAGCGGTTCTGGAGGCCATAAAGGCCCTCCCCGAGCCCGACCGCACCCTGGCCGAGGCCCTCCACCGCCTGGTGCGCCTCGAGGCCCCTGGGCTTGCCCCCAGGCTTTGGTACGGAATGCCCGCCTACGCCTTAGGGGGGAAGGTGGTCCTCTTCTTCCAGCCCGCCTCCAAGTTCAAAACCCGCTACGCCACCTTGGGCTTCACCGACGCGGCCAGGCTGGACGAGGGGCTCCTCTTCCCCGTAGCCTTCGGCCTAAAAGGACTCAGCCCCAACGAAGAGGAAACCCTCCGGGCCCTCCTTAAGAAAGCCCTGGGGAGCGGCTAA
- a CDS encoding Mrp/NBP35 family ATP-binding protein: MALTEERVLEALRGVLDPELGKDLVSLGMVGEVRVEGARVDLLINLTTPACPLKGQIEADIQRALKPLGAEAVRVRFGGGVRPPEQYPIPGVKHVVAVASGKGGVGKSTVAANLALALAREGAKVGLLDADLYGPSQAKMFGLEGQRLKVDQNRRILPLEAHGIRVLSMANIVPPGQAMIWRGPILHGTLKQFLEEVNWGELDYLVVDLPPGTGDVQLSLAQLTRVSGGVIVTTPQEVALIDAERAADMFKKVQVPILGVVENMSHFLCPHCGKPTPIFGEGGGRRLAEALKVRFLGGIPLTLPLRESGDRGVPILVQDPEGPEAQAFLQAARELAAALSVQTFLPLPMA, encoded by the coding sequence ATGGCGCTGACGGAAGAGCGGGTCCTCGAGGCCCTACGAGGCGTGCTGGACCCCGAGCTGGGCAAGGACCTGGTTTCCCTGGGCATGGTGGGGGAGGTGCGGGTGGAGGGGGCACGGGTGGACCTCCTCATCAACCTCACCACCCCGGCCTGCCCCCTAAAGGGCCAGATTGAGGCGGACATCCAAAGGGCCCTGAAGCCCCTGGGTGCGGAGGCGGTGCGGGTGCGCTTCGGGGGCGGGGTGCGCCCCCCGGAGCAGTACCCCATCCCCGGGGTCAAGCACGTGGTGGCCGTGGCCTCGGGCAAGGGCGGGGTGGGGAAGAGCACCGTGGCCGCCAACCTGGCCCTGGCCCTAGCCCGGGAAGGGGCCAAGGTGGGTCTTCTGGACGCGGACCTTTACGGCCCCAGCCAGGCCAAGATGTTCGGCCTCGAGGGCCAGCGCCTCAAGGTGGACCAAAACCGCCGCATCCTTCCCCTGGAGGCCCACGGGATCCGCGTCTTGTCCATGGCCAACATCGTCCCCCCGGGCCAGGCCATGATCTGGCGGGGGCCCATCCTCCACGGCACCCTCAAGCAGTTCCTGGAGGAGGTGAACTGGGGGGAGCTGGACTACTTGGTGGTGGACCTGCCCCCCGGCACGGGGGACGTGCAGCTCTCCCTGGCCCAGCTCACCCGGGTCTCGGGGGGGGTGATCGTCACCACCCCCCAGGAGGTGGCCCTCATCGACGCCGAGCGGGCCGCGGACATGTTCAAGAAGGTCCAGGTGCCCATCCTGGGGGTGGTGGAGAACATGAGCCACTTCCTCTGCCCCCACTGCGGCAAGCCCACCCCCATCTTCGGCGAAGGAGGCGGGCGCAGGCTGGCGGAGGCCCTCAAGGTGCGCTTCCTCGGCGGCATCCCCCTCACCCTCCCCTTGAGGGAGTCCGGGGACCGGGGGGTGCCCATCCTGGTCCAGGACCCCGAAGGCCCGGAGGCCCAGGCCTTCTTGCAGGCGGCCCGGGAGCTCGCCGCCGCCCTAAGCGTCCAGACCTTCCTGCCCCTGCCCATGGCCTAG
- a CDS encoding helix-turn-helix transcriptional regulator yields MALLLEGTKERALELLRLKPFTAKELAEALGISRVAVQKHLQDLEARGLVLSELRKCRGRGRPYRVYRARDEATPYVALCADMLSGLERILGAEGAAEFLKGRYLEDLKALGLEGLPLKEKLERLAEFLRARGYEAEVEERDGVLYLCQRRCPRLALSQAHGTLCQGELLAYQEVLALPLVREERIAEGGACCRYRVEY; encoded by the coding sequence ATGGCCCTACTCCTGGAAGGCACCAAAGAGCGCGCCCTGGAGCTCCTTCGCCTCAAGCCCTTCACGGCCAAGGAGCTGGCGGAGGCCCTAGGGATCAGCCGGGTGGCGGTGCAGAAGCACCTCCAGGACCTGGAGGCCAGGGGCCTCGTCCTCTCCGAGCTCAGGAAGTGCAGGGGCCGGGGCCGCCCTTACCGGGTCTACCGGGCCCGGGACGAGGCCACCCCCTACGTGGCCCTCTGCGCGGACATGCTTTCGGGGCTGGAGCGCATCCTGGGGGCGGAGGGGGCGGCGGAGTTCCTGAAGGGGCGCTACCTCGAGGACCTCAAGGCCCTGGGGCTGGAGGGCCTTCCCCTGAAGGAAAAGCTTGAGCGCCTGGCGGAGTTCTTACGGGCTCGGGGCTACGAGGCGGAGGTGGAGGAAAGGGATGGGGTTCTTTACCTCTGCCAAAGGCGATGTCCTAGGCTTGCCCTTTCCCAGGCCCACGGGACCCTCTGCCAGGGGGAGCTTCTGGCCTACCAGGAGGTCCTGGCCCTCCCCCTGGTGCGGGAGGAGCGCATCGCGGAGGGCGGGGCCTGTTGCCGTTACCGGGTGGAATACTAA
- a CDS encoding 50S ribosomal protein L11 methyltransferase, producing MWVYRLKGTLDELDPLLPELFDRGARGLEERAGEVLAYFPAPLDLPFGGEWEELPDEDWLSAWKRDLSPVEAGPFVVLAPWHAWEGSGKRIVLEPGMAFGTGHHETTRMALSALGRHARPGGKALDLGTGSGILAIGAALLGMEALGVDIDPTVLPQAEENARRNGVAPRFLLGSLEEALPHGPFDLLLANLYAELHQALAEGYKKALKPGGVALLTGILKAKAEGVEEALEGAGLGVLEREEAGEWVLYAAAPRL from the coding sequence ATGTGGGTCTACCGCCTGAAGGGCACCCTGGACGAGCTGGACCCCCTCCTCCCCGAGCTCTTTGACCGGGGGGCCAGGGGGCTGGAGGAGCGGGCGGGGGAGGTCCTGGCCTACTTCCCCGCGCCCTTGGACCTCCCCTTTGGGGGGGAGTGGGAGGAGCTTCCCGACGAGGACTGGCTTTCCGCCTGGAAGCGGGACCTAAGCCCGGTGGAGGCGGGGCCCTTCGTGGTCCTCGCCCCTTGGCACGCCTGGGAGGGGTCTGGGAAGAGGATCGTCCTCGAGCCCGGGATGGCCTTCGGCACCGGCCACCACGAGACCACCCGCATGGCCCTTTCCGCCCTGGGCCGCCACGCCCGCCCGGGGGGCAAGGCCCTGGACCTGGGTACGGGCTCGGGGATCCTGGCCATCGGGGCCGCCCTTCTCGGTATGGAGGCCCTGGGGGTGGACATTGACCCCACCGTCCTCCCCCAGGCGGAGGAGAACGCCCGCCGGAACGGGGTCGCCCCCCGTTTCCTCCTGGGAAGCCTGGAGGAAGCCCTCCCCCATGGCCCCTTTGACCTCCTCCTGGCCAACCTCTACGCCGAGCTCCACCAGGCCTTGGCTGAGGGGTACAAGAAGGCCCTAAAACCGGGGGGCGTGGCCCTCCTCACGGGCATCCTGAAGGCCAAGGCGGAAGGGGTGGAGGAGGCCCTGGAGGGGGCGGGCCTTGGGGTCTTGGAGCGGGAAGAAGCGGGGGAGTGGGTCCTCTATGCGGCCGCACCGCGCCTATAG
- a CDS encoding 16S rRNA (uracil(1498)-N(3))-methyltransferase, whose translation MRPHRAYSPGLSGVLPLREGRHLVEVLRARVGDRFTVFDETREALAEVVDLGPPVRYRILEERIPEREVGVEVVLYMALLKGDKLAEVVRGATELGATRIQPLVTRHSVPKAMGEEKLRRLRAIAVEAAKQSGRLKVPEVLPPIPLGEVPEVVQGLLAHPGAGARVGEVLDPGKPVALAVGPEGGFAEEEVALLEARGFKPVTLGRRILRAETAALALLALATEGR comes from the coding sequence ATGCGGCCGCACCGCGCCTATAGCCCGGGGCTTTCGGGGGTTCTCCCCTTGCGGGAGGGCCGCCACCTGGTGGAGGTCCTAAGGGCCCGGGTGGGGGACCGGTTCACGGTCTTTGACGAGACCCGGGAGGCTCTGGCGGAGGTGGTGGACCTGGGCCCCCCGGTGCGCTACCGCATCCTGGAGGAACGCATCCCGGAGCGGGAGGTGGGGGTGGAGGTGGTCCTCTACATGGCCCTCCTCAAGGGGGATAAGCTGGCCGAGGTGGTGCGGGGGGCCACGGAGCTCGGGGCCACCCGCATCCAGCCCCTCGTCACCCGCCACAGCGTCCCCAAGGCCATGGGGGAGGAGAAGCTCAGGCGCCTCAGGGCCATCGCGGTGGAGGCGGCCAAGCAGTCGGGCCGGCTAAAGGTGCCCGAGGTCCTCCCCCCCATCCCCTTGGGGGAGGTTCCGGAGGTGGTCCAGGGCCTCCTGGCCCACCCCGGCGCGGGGGCCCGGGTGGGGGAGGTGCTGGACCCCGGGAAGCCCGTGGCCCTGGCCGTGGGCCCGGAAGGGGGTTTCGCCGAGGAGGAGGTGGCCCTTTTGGAGGCGCGGGGCTTTAAGCCGGTCACCCTGGGCCGGAGGATCCTCCGGGCGGAGACCGCCGCCCTGGCCCTCCTCGCCCTGGCCACGGAGGGGCGGTGA
- a CDS encoding AEC family transporter: MPPMEALLNTVLPVGLVVLSGYLLGRRVEMDLTTLSRLTLYLLVPALIFDAMYRAEFSREGLLGLSLGFALTYIGLYLSILLASRLLRLSPRTAKSLAVCSLFPNSGNMGLSLTFFALGEAGLLRAVVYFILSSVVMFGLGPAFIRGGGLLEGLRFTLRLPLFYALFLGLLLKGLEVGLPFRLDEGVRLMGQAAIPVLLLTLGMQMARTPFQVGAFELTASGLRLLLAPLVAYGVGLLLGLPKLEHQVLVLQSATPVAVNAFLLTREFGQDAARVARSVVVSTFLAFLTLPLVLFLIGVR; this comes from the coding sequence ATGCCCCCCATGGAGGCCCTCCTGAACACCGTCCTCCCCGTGGGGCTGGTGGTGCTTTCCGGCTACCTTCTGGGCCGCCGGGTGGAGATGGACCTCACCACCCTTTCCCGCCTCACCCTCTACCTCCTGGTCCCGGCCCTCATCTTTGACGCCATGTACCGGGCGGAGTTCAGCCGGGAAGGGCTTTTGGGGCTCTCCTTGGGCTTCGCCCTCACCTATATAGGGCTTTACCTCTCCATCCTCCTCGCCTCCCGCCTCCTCCGCCTAAGCCCAAGGACGGCCAAAAGCCTTGCGGTCTGTAGCCTTTTCCCCAACTCCGGCAACATGGGGCTTTCCCTCACCTTCTTCGCCCTGGGCGAGGCGGGGCTTTTGAGGGCCGTGGTCTACTTCATCCTCTCCAGCGTGGTCATGTTCGGCCTGGGGCCGGCCTTCATCCGGGGTGGGGGGCTCCTCGAGGGCCTCCGCTTCACCCTGCGCCTGCCCCTCTTCTACGCCCTCTTCCTGGGCCTCCTCCTAAAGGGGCTTGAGGTAGGGCTCCCTTTTCGGCTGGACGAGGGGGTGCGCCTCATGGGCCAGGCGGCCATCCCCGTCCTCCTCCTCACCCTGGGGATGCAGATGGCCAGGACCCCCTTCCAGGTGGGGGCCTTTGAGCTCACCGCCAGCGGCCTCCGCCTCCTCCTGGCCCCCCTGGTGGCCTACGGGGTGGGGCTCCTTTTGGGGCTTCCCAAGCTGGAGCACCAGGTCCTGGTCCTCCAGTCCGCCACCCCCGTGGCGGTGAACGCCTTCCTCCTCACGCGGGAGTTCGGCCAGGACGCGGCCCGGGTGGCGCGGAGCGTGGTGGTCTCCACCTTCCTAGCCTTCCTGACCCTGCCCCTGGTCCTCTTCCTCATCGGGGTCCGGTAA
- a CDS encoding ornithine cyclodeaminase: MAGYLELAEAIRKVLLQGAHAPTRQVLPIPGGEFLVMPAADEEVAVCKLVTVERDKSPAVRAEVWARRLSTGEVFHLPGEELTKRRTAALSLLAAQFLAKRREGALLLVGPGAQGEAHLEAFAEGFPLTRVLVRGRGRPRVEALLERARALGLPAEEWVGAEVPEDVAFIVTATPSPTPVLPERVPEGAFIAAVGSFRPEMQELPEGLLRGAALYCDTEDALKEAGELQGRRGVVPLREALLGARANGDPVVFKSVGHALFDLAAVRAYLGLT; this comes from the coding sequence ATGGCGGGCTATCTGGAGCTGGCCGAGGCCATCCGGAAGGTCCTCCTTCAAGGGGCCCATGCCCCAACCCGCCAGGTCCTCCCCATCCCCGGGGGCGAGTTCCTGGTCATGCCCGCGGCGGACGAGGAAGTGGCGGTGTGCAAGCTGGTCACGGTGGAGCGGGACAAGTCCCCTGCCGTGCGGGCGGAGGTCTGGGCTAGGCGCCTTTCCACCGGGGAGGTCTTCCACCTGCCGGGGGAGGAGCTCACCAAAAGGCGCACCGCGGCCCTTTCCCTCCTCGCGGCCCAGTTCCTGGCCAAAAGGCGGGAAGGGGCCCTCCTCCTGGTGGGGCCGGGGGCCCAGGGAGAAGCCCACCTCGAGGCCTTCGCCGAGGGCTTCCCCCTCACCCGGGTCCTCGTTCGGGGCCGGGGCCGGCCCCGGGTGGAGGCCCTTTTGGAGCGGGCCCGGGCCCTAGGCCTTCCGGCGGAGGAGTGGGTGGGGGCGGAGGTGCCGGAGGACGTGGCCTTCATCGTCACCGCCACCCCAAGCCCTACCCCCGTCCTCCCCGAACGGGTGCCGGAAGGGGCCTTCATCGCCGCGGTGGGCTCCTTCCGCCCGGAGATGCAAGAGCTTCCCGAGGGGCTTCTCCGGGGGGCCGCCCTCTACTGCGACACCGAGGACGCCCTGAAGGAGGCGGGGGAGCTCCAGGGGAGAAGGGGGGTGGTTCCCCTGAGGGAGGCCCTTTTGGGCGCGCGGGCGAACGGGGACCCGGTGGTCTTCAAGAGCGTGGGCCACGCCCTCTTTGACCTGGCCGCGGTGCGGGCCTACCTGGGCCTTACCTAA
- a CDS encoding zinc-binding dehydrogenase codes for MRAWVQEALGRPMVLKEVPEPIPGPGEVLLEVEAVGLNFADHLLRLGGYLTRVHPPFVPGMEAVGRVEGRRYAALMGHGGLAERVAVKEEALLPLPEGLGLEEAAAFPVSFLTAYLALKGVPPGAWVLVQAAGGALGTAAIQVAKALGLRVVAAASRPEKLALAQGLGADLASTYETLPERVKELGGVEAILEVRGKLEESLGLLKPGGTLVYVGAAEGEVVPLNPLRLMRKNLTVRGFWLAPLLQDRPLLEEALGFLLPRLGQTLKPVVGQVFPFAEAEAAFQALLDRGHVGKVVVRVR; via the coding sequence ATGCGCGCCTGGGTTCAGGAAGCCCTTGGCCGGCCCATGGTCCTGAAGGAGGTCCCGGAACCCATCCCGGGCCCCGGGGAGGTCCTTCTGGAGGTGGAGGCGGTGGGGCTCAACTTCGCCGACCACCTCCTGCGCCTGGGGGGGTACCTCACCCGGGTGCACCCTCCCTTTGTGCCGGGGATGGAGGCGGTGGGCCGGGTGGAGGGCAGGCGGTACGCGGCCCTTATGGGGCATGGGGGTTTGGCGGAACGGGTGGCGGTGAAAGAAGAGGCCCTCCTACCCCTGCCCGAGGGCCTGGGCCTCGAGGAGGCCGCGGCCTTCCCCGTGTCCTTCCTCACCGCCTACCTGGCCCTCAAGGGGGTGCCTCCGGGGGCCTGGGTCCTGGTCCAGGCGGCGGGGGGGGCCTTGGGCACCGCGGCGATCCAGGTGGCCAAGGCCCTGGGGCTTAGGGTGGTGGCGGCGGCCTCGAGGCCGGAGAAGCTGGCCCTGGCCCAGGGCCTAGGGGCCGACCTGGCGTCCACCTACGAGACCCTCCCCGAGCGGGTGAAGGAGCTGGGCGGGGTGGAAGCCATCCTGGAGGTCCGGGGGAAGCTGGAGGAAAGCCTCGGGCTTCTGAAACCCGGGGGGACGCTGGTCTACGTGGGGGCGGCGGAGGGGGAGGTGGTCCCCCTCAACCCCTTGAGGCTCATGCGGAAAAACCTCACCGTGCGGGGCTTCTGGCTGGCCCCGCTCCTCCAGGACCGCCCTCTTTTAGAGGAGGCCTTGGGCTTCCTCCTCCCCAGACTGGGGCAGACCCTTAAGCCGGTGGTGGGCCAGGTCTTCCCCTTCGCCGAGGCGGAGGCCGCCTTCCAGGCCCTTCTGGACCGGGGGCATGTGGGGAAGGTGGTGGTGCGGGTTAGGTAA
- a CDS encoding ArsR/SmtB family transcription factor: MDGLEDKLKALADPVRLLIVELLADPPDEHVVRDPRCGTAFGLCFCHLQERTGLSGPTVSHHLKILREAGFVEGVRVGRWTYYRLRPGALEGVAQALLKLAQKGRKALEKVG; the protein is encoded by the coding sequence ATGGACGGTCTAGAGGACAAGCTCAAGGCCCTGGCCGACCCGGTGCGCCTTCTTATAGTGGAGCTCCTCGCGGATCCCCCGGATGAGCATGTGGTCCGGGACCCCCGGTGTGGGACCGCTTTTGGCCTCTGCTTCTGCCACCTTCAAGAACGGACGGGGCTTTCCGGGCCCACGGTAAGCCACCACCTGAAGATCCTCCGGGAAGCGGGGTTTGTGGAGGGGGTACGGGTGGGCCGCTGGACCTACTACCGCCTGCGCCCCGGGGCCCTGGAAGGGGTGGCCCAGGCCCTTCTGAAGCTGGCCCAAAAAGGGCGGAAGGCCTTGGAAAAGGTAGGCTGA
- a CDS encoding arsenate reductase (azurin) small subunit: MTRRRFVQLSAAATALFTAGGKAQLWYAPSLTYPAVKVANVAQVRTGEPIPFNYPDASSPAILLKLGRPAMGGVGRERDIVAFSALCTHMGCPVQYKGGRLVCPCHYSMFDPAKGGQCYQGLASSWLPQIPLRIDAKGDIYATAVMGLIWGRAKNV, encoded by the coding sequence ATGACGCGGAGGCGTTTTGTTCAGCTTTCGGCGGCGGCCACCGCCCTCTTCACCGCAGGGGGTAAGGCCCAGCTCTGGTATGCCCCTAGCCTCACCTACCCCGCGGTGAAGGTGGCCAACGTGGCCCAGGTGAGGACGGGGGAGCCCATCCCCTTCAACTACCCCGACGCCTCCTCCCCCGCCATCCTCCTCAAGCTGGGCCGGCCGGCCATGGGGGGGGTAGGGCGGGAGCGGGATATCGTGGCCTTCTCCGCGCTTTGCACCCACATGGGCTGTCCCGTCCAGTACAAGGGCGGGCGCCTGGTCTGCCCCTGCCACTACTCCATGTTTGACCCCGCCAAGGGCGGGCAGTGCTACCAGGGGCTGGCCAGCTCCTGGCTTCCCCAGATTCCCTTGCGCATAGACGCCAAGGGGGACATCTACGCCACGGCGGTGATGGGCCTCATTTGGGGCCGGGCCAAGAACGTGTAA